Part of the Fimbriimonadia bacterium genome, GGAAACGGCGTCATCACATTCAATACGGAGAGTCTGCGAGACGGGACCGTGTTCTCGGGTGTCCGGCTGGTGGTGAAAGATGGCAAGGTGGTGGAGGCCGAGGCGCAGGCCAAGTCGGACAAACTCAACTCTATTCTGGATACCGACGAGGGCGCCAGGTATTTCGGCGAGTTCGCTATCGGCTTCAACCCGTATGTGCTCCACCCGATGAAGGACACGCTGTTCGACGAGAAGATCGCCGGCTCATTCCACCTGACGCCCGGGAATGCTTACGACGAGGCGGACAATGGGAACAGGTCGTCTGTCCACTGGGACTTCGTGTGTATCCAGAGGGACGACTACGGTGGCGGCGAGATATTCTTCGACGATGTGCTGGTGCGCAAGGACGGCACCTTCGTCCTCCCCGAGCTACAACCTCTCAACCCGGAGAACCTGAAGTAGGAGTCTCTGCGATGCCTCCGCCGCTCGGCGGTTTCGGCCTCGACCTGTGAGGGTTGAAGGAATGCAGCTGAAGACCGCCAGCACGGGGAAGGACGAGGAAACGGACGGCGGATTGCTCGGGTAGGGCGGCCTACTCGTTCAGGTAAATGCGGGGAACGCGCCCGGTGAGGCGGCAAGGGATTTCGTGCGGGGTCGTACCGACCCATTCAGCCAGGCGCTCGGCCGTGATAGGTCCTTCTACCAGCCCAACGACGTCGCCCACGCGGGCCTCTGGAATGCGAGTGACGTCCACCATTGTCTGATCCATGCATACGATGCCGCGGATGGGCGCCTCTTGCCCGTGAATCAACACGCAACCCTTGTTGCTCAGCTCGCGCGGGTAGCCGTCTGCGTAGCCCGTTCCCAGCGTGGCGATGCGGGTCCGCTTCTCGGTGGTCCACGTACCCCCATAGCCCACGCGTCTACCTGCAGGTATCTCACGCAGCGCCATGATGCGTGTACGCCAGGTCAGTACCGGACGCAGGTCCACGTCGGGGCAGGGCACGTTGCGAATGCCGAAGGCCAGCAGCCCGCTTCGCACCAGAGCGTGCTGCACGTGCTTCGGCATGCGTATCAGCGCGGCGCTGTTGGCACAGTGCAGCAGAGGAACATGGAGACCACGCCGCTCCAGTTCCTCCACGATGCGGATGAATCCCTCGTACTGCTTGTGGGTGTAAGGCAAGTCGACCGCACAACTGCTGAAGTGGGTTGCGATCCCTTCCAACACCAGGCAAGGGATGTCGGCGATGCTGCAGGCGAGGTCCACTGCCTCTTCGGGCTGCGCTCCGAAGCGGGCCATCCCCGTATCCACTTTGAGATGCACGCGCACGCTTCGTCCCTGCCTTCGGGCGGCCACGGCCAGCGCCTGGGCCGCGGCAAGTTCCTCCACCAGATTTCGCAGGTCGTAGCGCACGAGCACGTCGCAGTCCAGCGATAGAATGGGCGCGAGGACGAGGATGGGGCAGGAGATGCCGGCCTGCCGCAGCGCGATACCCTCCGACACCGTGGCGACCGCAAGCCACTCCACACCCTCGTTCACGGCGCACTGAGCCACCGGCAGCAGGCCATGACCGTAGCCGTCGGCCTTGATCACGAAGCAGTGCTTGGCACCGGGCGCGAGCAGGCCGCGCAGCGTCCGTAAGTTGTGCCGAAGGTTGTCGAGATCCACCTCGGCCCAGCAGCGAGAGTACTCGTGAATCATCGGGGAAGGCACGGAACATTATGTCCGCTTCCTCGGTCTGAGAAGCATCGGAGGCCCGAGGATCGACTCCATCGGGCCCCGAGAACCGCGGATCGCGCAGTGCTCTTTATCTCTCGGCCCGGACTAGAGCCGGGCCGTTTTTTTCGCGTTGGGCGCCAAGACCGTTCTCCGAGCCTCGTACTGGACCGGATCCTCGTACACAATGAGCAGGTTCGTCAACGCCCGCGTCGGTCGGATCAACATCTTGCCTCGGTAGTAGAGCGAGGTCGAGGACCCTCCGTCCAAGCACACTGCCTCGCGCGCACCCAAGCTCTTTAGAATGCCACCGATGCCCGAAAGTGTCACGTTTTGTCGTGTCGCCACCATCACTAGCTTGTTCTGGGGCGTGATCCCTACGGCTGCGCGAGGGCTGGGCTTCAAGACGTGCTGGGTGTTGTGCCCGACTTCTGGAGCCACTTTTCCCGCCCGCATGAGCCGGATCAAGCCGCCGAGAGCGAACTCGTAGTTGCTCCAATCCACTATCTTTCCTAGCTTCGGCGTGATAACTTCCGCGCGGTTGTACCAGTCCACGGCAAGGCAACTGGGGAAGTGGCCTCGGTAAGCAGCAGAGCCGTCTATCACGATGTCGCCGATTGGCCGCTTTAGGATCGTGCCGTGGAAGGTCCCCGAGATCGCTACCGTAGGCTTTGCGCGGTTCACCAAGCTGTCGGCACTCTCGAGAACGCCGATGGACCGCGAGACGACGCCAGTGACCTTGATTCCCGGAGCGTTGAGGTTCACTCGTACTACATGGCACCAGACGCCTGAGACCTTTCGGACCTCATAGG contains:
- the alr gene encoding alanine racemase; this translates as MPSPMIHEYSRCWAEVDLDNLRHNLRTLRGLLAPGAKHCFVIKADGYGHGLLPVAQCAVNEGVEWLAVATVSEGIALRQAGISCPILVLAPILSLDCDVLVRYDLRNLVEELAAAQALAVAARRQGRSVRVHLKVDTGMARFGAQPEEAVDLACSIADIPCLVLEGIATHFSSCAVDLPYTHKQYEGFIRIVEELERRGLHVPLLHCANSAALIRMPKHVQHALVRSGLLAFGIRNVPCPDVDLRPVLTWRTRIMALREIPAGRRVGYGGTWTTEKRTRIATLGTGYADGYPRELSNKGCVLIHGQEAPIRGIVCMDQTMVDVTRIPEARVGDVVGLVEGPITAERLAEWVGTTPHEIPCRLTGRVPRIYLNE
- a CDS encoding phosphodiester glycosidase family protein — protein: MLVHLVLAACLATPPTTVARHVAYEVRKVSGVWCHVVRVNLNAPGIKVTGVVSRSIGVLESADSLVNRAKPTVAISGTFHGTILKRPIGDIVIDGSAAYRGHFPSCLAVDWYNRAEVITPKLGKIVDWSNYEFALGGLIRLMRAGKVAPEVGHNTQHVLKPSPRAAVGITPQNKLVMVATRQNVTLSGIGGILKSLGAREAVCLDGGSSTSLYYRGKMLIRPTRALTNLLIVYEDPVQYEARRTVLAPNAKKTARL